A genomic region of Papaver somniferum cultivar HN1 chromosome 7, ASM357369v1, whole genome shotgun sequence contains the following coding sequences:
- the LOC113294619 gene encoding uncharacterized protein LOC113294619, with the protein MAGDVPPETDKESAENSANGNQMLAEAIRKMTESLLANKGSTSGPQVRDDFKVMDEFHKYKPAPFKGSPNPLDAENWLLEMEKRMELLEVEDRLRVKIAMYYLKDAAGHWWTVTKTKEGMQNLTWNEFKELFLQKCFPVALKNAKILEFIQLDQEKEGLSILEYDMRFEELSRYATDMVKTEHLKAIKYQKGLLPDIRFKLAQQMLTSRNEIFERELIIEVAYKEFREGKDRKRSNFNNRKEPPKKLRPENAPKSGYEVVHSNNVQERTCYECRKPGHLRRNLPLLNGQSFDTVIVVTTLHTTGLIKRDQRHRLINKERRLQQ; encoded by the coding sequence ATGGCTGGAGATGTACCTCCTGAAACCGATAAGGAATCTGCTGAGAATAGTGCGAACGGGAATCAAATGTTAGCTGAAGCCATTCGGAAAATGACTGAGAGTTTGCTTGCTAATAAGGGAAGCACATCAGGTCCACAGGTACGTGATGATTTTAAGGTGATGGATGAATTCCATAAGTATAAGCCAGCACCGTTTAAGGGTTCACCAAATCCTTTGGATGCCGAGAACTGGTTACTAGAAATGGAGAAACGAATGGAATTGCTTGAGGTAGAGGATCGTCTTCGAGTTAAAATTGCTATGTATTACCTTAAAGATGCTGCTGGTCATTGGTGGACAGTGACTAAAACCAAGGAAGGTATGCAGAACCTTACTTGGAATGAATTTAAGGAACTTTTCCTCCAAAAGTGCTTTCCGGTGGCTTTGAAAAATGCCAAAATTTTGGAGTTTATACAGTTGGATCAGGAGAAGGAGGGCTTGTCCATTTTGGAGTATGATATGAGGTTCGAGGAGCTATCTCGGTATGCTACTGATATGGTGAAAACTGAGCACTTGAAGGCAATTAAGTACCAAAAGGGGCTGCTGCCAGATATTCGTTTCAAGCTTGCACAACAAATGCTCACGAGTCGTAATGAAATATTTGAGAGGGAATTGATTATTGAGGTTGCCTACAAAGAGTTTCGAGAAGGGAAGGATCGAAAGAGAAGTAACTTTAACAACAGAAAGGAGCCTCCTAAGAAGCTAAGGCCAGAAAATGCACCGAAGAGTGGATACGAAGTGGTTCACAGCAATAATGTGCAAGAAAGGACTTGTTATGAGTGCCGCAAGCCTGGACATCTTCGTAGGAATTTACCTCTTCTTAACGGACAAAGTTTCGACACGGTAATCGTGGTAACAACGCTCCACACAACAGGCCTAATCAAGCGAGACCAGCGTCACCGACTAATCAACAAAGAAAGGCGTTTGCAACAGTAG